One segment of Babesia bigemina genome assembly Bbig001, chromosome : II DNA contains the following:
- a CDS encoding mac/perforin domain containing protein, putative: MCRTIGLIISSLAFTVLYEARYAVSTVLEAESGQPELQSELPFHVEGDDSDELADAVAEDPFDDGVEKMLEVDSNDDEFDKGTPGIDFLGIGYDSIFGSTLGDEDSLLDPGYRAPIINFSWRKNAEGYSPSLKAVYPLHGWVRPVYSCGRSSKIQEIQNVDELKKAFSASAELKGEVPTASFSASAKYKKEAANIAHKRERIYLHSDICIRYQAGIPLNIPWETTGEFKEAVDALQPLDNAVKYLCSINDIRENATKEDCAALKRWINFFQIFGTHYVHQLLLGGKLVQTLKFDASALENLKSSGIDVNLAIASSIGSVNASVEGRRAAETAKIDELGSKTITVIGGQMPNLPITDEEYATWGNSVAENPMPIGMSAESIKRLLKTELKDSYTLALNKYAELNGITYEMLNKIAGNHGGLVREIKNGQPTISFNNDGNAAKCSKGQNVLFGFSLLFDKEETIAGLIPCKTGAQQCNVPMNKVDIRSVSWAICTAGLQPNISQVSDMTSRHSVSFNANLTFSWKENYGLSVFNSCAMQRTATSSCPHGSFVQFGIAIRGRRGTLILINECKKGNNGLKSCKSESGHGETAATWIVCSPDAEKSTKVKLLTEIVKGSKKVECEKDEVVIGGKKNELCAMVVGATVIIKNDTNSASKSPRNMKIDVCEQYLNYCKIECENDCHQALAVVMCASTYKQSN; this comes from the exons ATGTGTAGAACTATAGGTCTTATCAttagctcattagccttcaCTGTACTCTACGAAGCACGTTATGCAGTCTCCACGGTCTTAGAAGCCGAATCCGGCCAGCCGGAGCTGCAAAGTGAACTGCCGTTTCACGTAGAGGGCGATGATTCAGATGAACTGGCCGATGCCGTGGCAGAGGACCCATTCGATGATGGAGTGGAGAAGATGCTTGAAGTCGATTCAAACGACGATGAATTTGACAAGGGTACCCCGGGGATAG ATTTTCTGGGCATCGGGTACGATTCAATCTTTGGGAGCACCCTTGGGGATGAGGATTCTCTGCTAGATCCCGGGTACAGGGCGCCTATAATCAACTTCAGCTGGAGGAAGAACGCGGAGGGTTACTCACCTTCACTCAAGGCGGTATACCCCCTGCACGGCTGGGTCAGGCCGGTATACTCATGCGGGCGCTCATCAAAG ATACAGGAGATACAGAACGTCGACGAACTCAAAAAGGCGTTCTCGGCCTCCGCAGAGCTTAAAGGAGAAGTACCAACAGCATCTTTTTCCGCATCGGCCAAGTACAAAAAGGAGGCGGCGAACATCGCGCACAAAAGAGAGCGCATCTACCTACACAGCGACATCTGTATACGTTATCAGGCAGGTATACCGCTCAACATACCGTG GGAAACGACTGGAGAGTTCAAAGAGGCTGTCGACGCCTTACAACCACTAGATAATGCAGTCAAATACCTATGCTCAATAAATGACATCCGGGAAAACGCAACCAAGGAAGATTGCGCCGCACTCAAGCGATGGATCAACTTCTTCCAAATATTCGGCACCCACTACGTGCACCAGCTTTTGCTAG GCGGGAAACTTGTGCAAACTCTGAAATTCGATGCTTCGGCACTGGAAAACCTAAAATCTTCGGGCATTGACGTCAACCTTGCTATCGCATCCAGCATTGGATCTGTAAACGCAAGTGTGGAAGGGCGTAGAGCTGCAGAAACGGCCAAAATCGACGAATTGGGGTCGAAGACTATCACGGTAATAGGAGGGCAAATGCCTAACTTGCCCATCACAGATGAAGAATATGCTACCTGGGGAAACTCGGTGGCGGAGAACCCAATGCCAATTGGAATGTCAGCCGAGAGCATAAAACGACTTCTTAAAACGGAGTTGAAGGATTCGTATACTCTAGCATTAAATAAGTACGCAGAGCTCAATGGAATCACATATGAAATGCTTAATAAAATTGCGGGCAACCATGGTGGCCTTGTGAGGGAG ATTAAAAATGGGCAACCCACGATCTCTTTCAACAATGATGGTAACGCAGCAAAGTGCAGTAAGGGCCAAAATGTACTATTTGGATTCTCATTGCTGTTCGACAAAGAAGAAACGATAGCAGGGTTGATACCATGTAAAACGGGAGC ACAACAGTGTAATGTGCCAATGAACAAGGTTGACATACGTTCGGTGTCTTGGGCAATATGCACCGCGGGGCTCCAGCCTAACATCAGTCAAGTATCTGACATGACGAGTCGACATAGTGTTAGTTTCAATGCGAATTTAACGTTCTCATGGAAAGAGAACTACGGTCTTTCTGTTTTTAATTCATGCGCAATGCAGAGAACGGCCACATCCTCGTGTCCACACGGATCGTTTGTCCAGTTTGGTATTGCAAttcgtggaagaaggggcACACTGATATTAATAAATGAATGCAAAAAAGGTAACAATG GTCTGAAATCCTGCAAATCAGAATCGGGACATGGGGAAACCGCTGCTACCTGGATCGTTTGTTCACCAGACGCAGAAAAGTCTACAAAG GTTAAGTTGTTGACGGAAATCGTCAAGGGAAGCAAAAAAGTGGAATGTGAAAAGGATGAGGTCGTCATTGGGGGTAAGAAGAATGAATTGTGCGCGATGGTTGTAGGCGCCACTGTCATTATAAAAAATGACACGAACTCCGCTTCAAAATCGCCACGTAACATGAAGATTGACGTTTGTGAACAGTACCTCAATTACTGCAAAATCGAATGCGAAAATGACTGCCATCAAGCCCTTGCCGTGGTCATGTGCGCTAGTACTTACAAACAAAGCAACTAA
- a CDS encoding 39S ribosomal protein L47, mitochondrial precursor, putative, which yields MSFLRLFRVYPSVSAVPRRGIDELWKGGYLDPHTPFSTKERLARAGHAWPSFLLRRKSFEDLRSLYFACLKEKNLLLGERWAAHQQGTRAPKHGRLKKVKLTMKRILGVITRREIHQQCLQAKDILRAQEEKEKYETRVFQLKELQKDLQHKIKRLGSADSVAKVGWSNALCGIEAELEELDLKLQPLRKETLQLRAPNWRYERKYSDLPGRITWNKDYVPALRRNMHRQFKFY from the exons ATGTCTTTTCTGCGGTTATTCCGCGTGTATCCATCGGTTTCGGCGGTGCCCCGCCGTGGCATCGACGAGCTGTGGAAGG GCGGTTACCTGGATCCGCATACGCCATTCAGCACCAAAGAACGTCTGGCGAGGGCGGGTCACGCTTGGCCGTCGTTTTTGCTGCGGCGCAAGAGCTTTGAAGACTTGCGCAGCTTATACTTCGCCTGTCTGAAGGAGAAGAACCTGCTTCTGGGTGAACGATGGGCGGCGCACCAGCAAGGCACGCGTGCTCCTAAGCACGGAAGGCTGAAGAAA GTGAAACTCACAATGAAGCGCATCCTTGGCGTGATTACCCGCCGGGAAATCCACCAGCAGTGCCTTCAGGCGAAAGACATTCTGAGGGCACAA GAGGAGAAGGAGAAATACGAGACCCGTGTTTTCCAGTTGAAGGAGTTGCAGAAGGACCTGCAACACAAGATTAAGCG GCTGGGATCTGCTGATTCGGTTGCCAAGGTCGGCTGGTCGAATGCGCTCTGCGGCATTGAAGCGGAACTGGAGGAGCTGGATTTGAAGCTACAACCGCTACGTAAAG AAACCCTGCAACTGCGTGCGCCCAACTGGCGTTACGAGAGGAAGTACTCGGATCTGCCCGGCCGCATCACATGGAACAAGGATTACGTTCCGGCTCTTCGCCGCAACATGCATCGGCAATTTAAGTTTTATTGA
- a CDS encoding DNA-directed RNA polymerase, with translation MANGVGIGPTQYVSSLRGPADFAMETQNTAFDPDWMIDKTKRHGVVNYSKPEADSFTDEDSWKVIGSFFNTHGLVHQQIESFNDFVTYRMQEMIDQHPPIEITPQPRYHPADERENNILYKLKFGQLSLNKPCVEEKDGVLKHIWPQEARLRNLTYASQIYVDIEQETYLVDENTKTEVLQEKLTYPRIGLGRIPMMLKSAYCWTKSISEDDLADVGECPFDEGGYFIVNGGERVLIGQERMANNYIYVFKKKQPSKYSLVAEVRSQPEFSQGTTPFSIMMKSTLGIAGSRFKSHGQLVASLPYLKADIPIAILFRALGCVADRDILQRIVYDFEDKQMLTLMRPSLEESADYATQEVCLDFIGKRGPTVGAPLEARIQYARDLLRQHLLPHVGTEAGCEGKKCYFLGYMVHRILLSRLGRVIEDDRDHFGKKRLDLAGALMASSFGTLFRKMVKDTKRILQQQIDCGREFDVAGAVRSATQITQGLQYQLLTGNWGRDREGKVVRTGVSQVLNRLTFASYLSHLRRLNTPLGREGKVAKPRQLHNTHWGMICPAETPEGQAVGLVKNLALMCFISVGSAASTINEFLCEWGMDSLDEVPPEVIKDRIKVFINGTWVGCFDEADSLVKTLLELRRRGDIAAETSIVCDIVSQEVKIFTDAGRAMRPLLIVENGNTLAITKEHIARLDNNECTWDGLIESGVIEYVDCEEEEMCMISMFAEDLKTNSTYCSTYTHCEIHPSMILGVCASIIPFPDQNQSPRNTYQSAMGKQAMGVYATNFNLRMDPLCHLLYYPQKPLVCTRAMEFLRFRELPAGINAIVAIMCYTGYNQEDSLIMNQSSIDRGLFRSAFNRTYMSEEKYVGSAIVERFERPNPANCIGLKRGDYTKLDADGLVEPGSRVLGDDIIIGRTSPCTDEEDENLRQDCSCCLRTSENGVVDTVLLSSNSKGSKFAKVKVRSIRVPQIGDKFASRHGQKGTIGMTYRAEDLPFTCEGIVPDIIMNPHAVPSRMTIGHLVECLVGKVGACCGMEGDATPFSKLTVQHVAERLFECGYGRHGNEALHCGFTGEMIVSKIFIGPTYYQRLKHMVEDKIHARARGPVTMLTRQPTEGRSRDGGLRFGEMERDCMISHGAAKMLKERLFDQSDAFRMHVCDRCGLCCIADLNRSNFECTACDNKTQISQVTIPYACKLLIQELMAMAIYPKLVLTPA, from the exons ATGGCGAACGGAGTGGGCATCGGGCCCACGCAATACGTCAGCTCGCTCAGGGGACCAGCAG ATTTCGCGATGGAAACGCAGAATACTGCTTTCGACCCCGATTGGATGATAGACAAGACCAAGCGGCACGGAGTTGTCAACTACTCGAAGCCGGAGGCGGATTCCTTCACGGATGAAGATAGTTGGAAGGTCATAG gctcgTTTTTCAACACCCACGGGCTTGTCCACCAGCAAATCGAGAGCTTCAACGACTTCGTCACTTATCGCATGCAAGAAATGATAGATCAGCATCCGCCGATCGAAATCAC GCCGCAGCCGAGGTATCACCCCGCGGACGAAAGGGAAAACAACATCCTCTACAAACTCAAGTTCGGGCAGCTGTCGCTCAACAAGCCCTGCGTCGAGGAGAAGGATGGGGTGCTGAAGCACATCTGGCCGCAGGAGGCCAGGCTCAGAAATCTGACATACGCGTCGCAGATCTACGTGGATATTGAGCAGGAAACCTATCTCGTCGACGAGAACACCAAAACAGAGGTGCTGCAGGAGAAACTCACGTACCCGAGAATAGGGCTGGGGAGGATACCCATGATGCTCAAGTCCGCCTACTGCTGGACCAAGAGCATCAGCGAGGACGACCTCGCGGACGTTGGGGAGTGCCCCTTCGACGAGGGGGGCTACTTCATCGTTAACGGGGGTGAGAGGGTGCTCATTGGCCAGGAGAGGATGGCCAATAACTACATTTACGTCTTCAAAAAGAAGCAGCCCTCCAAGTACAGCCTGGTTGCCGAGGTCAGGTCACAGCCAGAGTTCTCGCAGGGAACGACGCCCTTCAGCATCATGATGAAGTCGACGCTGGGAATCGCGGGCAGTCGCTTCAAGTCGCACGGGCAGCTAGTGGCGTCACTGCCGTATCTCAAGGCGGACATACCAATCGCAATACTCTTCAGGGCGCTTGGGTGCGTCGCCGACAGGGACATCCTGCAGAGAATAGTCTACGACTTCGAGGACAAACAGATGCTGACGCTCATGAGGCCGTCGCTTGAGGAATCTGCTGACTACGCGACGCAGGAGGTGTGCCTCGATTTCATCGGAAAGCGTGGGCCTACTGTGGGCGCGCCGCTCGAGGCCAGGATACAGTACGCCAGGGACCTCCTCAGGCAGCACCTACTGCCGCACGTGGGCACCGAAGCCGGTTGCGAGGGCAAAAAATGCTACTTCCTGGGATACATGGTACATCGCATATTGCTCTCCAGGCTGGGGAGGGTCATCGAGGATGACAGGGACCACTTCGGAAAGAAGCGGCTCGATCTCGCAGGTGCACTCATGGCATCCAGTTTCGGCACTTTGTTCAGGAAAATGGTCAAGGACACCAAACGCATACTACAACAACAAATCGATTGTGGCAGGGAATTCGATGTGGCCGGCGCGGTCAGAAGCGCCACGCAAATCACGCAGGGGCTGCAGTACCAGCTCCTTACCGGCAATTGGGGAAGGGATAGGGAGGGAAAAGTGGTGAGGACGGGTGTGAGCCAGGTGCTCAATCGGCTTACCTTCGCGTCGTACCTCTCCCATCTGCGTAGGCTGAACACGCCACTCGGCAGAGAAGGCAAGGTGGCGAAGCCTAGGCAGCTACACAACACGCATTGGGGCATGATCTGCCCTGCCGAAACGCCAGAAGGCCAAGCTGTGGGCCTGGTCAAGAATCTCGCGCTCATGTGCTTCATCAGTGTTGGGTCGGCAGCGTCCACCATCAACGAGTTCCTTTGCGAGTGGGGCATGGATTCGCTCGACGAGGTGCCGCCAGAGGTCATCAAAGACAGAATCAAAGTGTTCATCAACGGTACTTGGGTGGGGTGCTTCGACGAGGCGGACAGCCTGGTCAAGACGCTTCTGGAGCTCAGGAGGAGGGGTGACATCGCAGCGGAGACCAGCATTGTCTGCGACATCGTGTCCCAGGAGGTTAAAATATTCACCGATGCGGGAAGGGCAATGAGGCCGCTTCTCATCGTGGAAAACGGAAACACTCTTGCCATCACCAAAGAACATATCGCAAGGCTCGATAACAATGAGTGCACTTGGGACGGGCTCATCGAGTCCGGCGTTATAGAATACGTGGACTGCGAAGAAGAGGAAATGTGCATGATATCCATGTTTGCGGAGGACCTGAAAACAAACAGCACGTACTGCAGTACCTACACGCACTGCGAAATCCACCCCTCCATGATACTGGGTGTCTGCGCATCAATCATCCCCTTCCCCGATCAAAACCAATCGCCCAGGAACACATACCAAAGCGCTATGGGAAAGCAGGCCATGGGAGTGTATGCCACAAACTTCAACCTGAGGATGGACCCGCTGTGCCACCTGCTCTACTACCCGCAGAAGCCACTCGTCTGTACCAGGGCTATGGAGTTCCTCAGGTTCAGAGAATTGCCCGCGGGAATCAACGCGATTGTCGCTATCATGTGCTACACCGGGTACAACCAGGAAGATAGTCTTATCATGAATCAATCCTCCATCGACCGTGGGCTGTTCAGGAGCGCCTTCAACAGGACTTACATGAGCGAGGAGAAATATGTGGGAAGCGCGATCGTAGAGAGGTTCGAACGGCCGAACCCGGCAAATTGCATAGGGCTGAAGAGAGGCGACTACACAAAACTCGATGCCGATGGGCTGGTGGAGCCGGGCAGCCGGGTGCTGGGTGACGACATTATCATCGGAAGGACGTCACCATGCACCGACGAAGAGGACGAAAACCTGAGGCAAGACTGCTCGTGTTGTCTAAGAACCAGCGAAAATGGTGTTGTGGATACTGTGCTGCTCTCCTCAAATTCCAAGGGCTCCAAATTCGCCAAAGTGAAAGTGCGATCCATCAGGGTGCCGCAAATTGGAGACAAGTTCGCCAGTAGGCACGGGCAGAAGGGAACCATCGGAATGACCTACAGGGCGGAGGACCTGCCGTTCACATGTGAGGGCATAGTGCCGGACATCATCATGAACCCGCACGCCGTGCCGAGCCGTATGACCATCGGGCACCTGGTGGAGTGCCTTGTGGGCAAAGTTGGAGCCTGCTGCGGTATGGAGGGCGATGCCACTCCCTTCTCGAAGCTCACGGTGCAGCACGTGGCGGAGAGGCTGTTCGAGTGCGGATACGGTAGGCACGGCAACGAAGCGCTGCATTGCGGGTTCACTGGGGAAATGATAGTCAGCAAAATATTCATTGGGCCCACGTACTACCAAAGGCTCAAGCACATGGTGGAGGACAAAATCCACGCAAGGGCCAGGGGGCCAGTGACCATGCTCACCAGACAGCCCACAGAGGGAAGGTCGAGGGACGGAGGGCTGAGGTTCGGAGAAATGGAACGTGATTGCATGATCTCACACGGTGCtgccaagatgctgaaggAGCGTCTGTTCGACCAGAGTGACGCCTTCAGGATGCACGTATGTGACAGGTGTGGCCTGTGCTGCATCGCGGACCTCAACAGGAGCAACTTCGAGTGCACCGCGTGCGACAACAAGACACAAATATCGCAGGTTACAATTCCGTACGCCTGCAAGCTGCTTATCCAGGAGCTCATGGCAATGGCAATATACCCGAAGCTTGTGCTGACCCCGGCCTAG
- a CDS encoding integral membrane protein, putative yields the protein MEGCGKASMRQRSTARPSHLEDHLDGSSAAIKVIVFGGMDGILSMFAVVSGCAGAAISPLQTICVTLGTMLASAFSMGYGEYVSCGAERDYVQSERMREEIEVAEKPDCEKREMFEIYVHRYHFSPRDAKNLVDLTFRNKAFFLRHMMVEELGILLTEDELSPAKRGLLMFGSFCILGSFPLLGFFGFFVAEAGSTLSHTIGFIATAVFSLLATMCLGYFKGSYMRQSKAASALKMTFNGVVVGLISYLSGVILMVSPRPAKSTCRSAFSPTRRCNSAHHCALIVSL from the exons ATGGAAGGCTGCGGGAA AGCTTCGATGCGGCAGCGTTCGACTGCCCGTCCGTCACACCTAGAAGACCATCTAGATGGAAGCAGCGCTGCCATCAAGGTGATTGTTTTCGGCGGCATGGACG GTATCCTCTCTATGTTCGCTGTCGTCTCTGGatgcgccggcgccgccatTTCGCCGCTGCAGACAATCTGCGTGACGCTGGGCACGATGCTTGCGTCGGCGTTCTCGATGGGTTACGGCGAGTACGtcagctgcggcgccgaGCGCGACTACGTGCAGTCGGAGCGTATGCGTGAGGAGAT AGAAGTAGCTGAGAAGCCCGACTGTGAGAAGCGGGAAATGTTCGAGATTTACGTGCATCGGTACCACTTTAGTCCCCGGGATGCGAAGAACCTGGTCGACCTGACCTTTCGTAACAAAGCCTTCTTTTTGCGACACATGATGGTGGAAGAGCTCGGCATTTTGCTGACAGAAGATGAGCTTTCCCCTGCCAAGCGCG GCCTGCTGATGTTCGGCAGCTTCTGCATTTTGGGATCGTTCCCGCTGCTGGGTTTCTTCGGGTTCTTCGTGGCCGAGGCGGGTTCAACGCTGTCGCACACGATCGGCTTCATCGCGACGGCCGTTTTCTCGCTCCTGGCCACCATGTGTCTGGGCTACTTCAAG GGGAGCTACATGAGGCAGAGCAAGGCGGCGTCTGCGCTCAAGATGACCTTCAACGGCGTGGTTGTGGGTCTGATATCGTATCTTTCAGGTGTGATACTCATGGTGAGTCCGCGCCCCGCAAAATCAACATGTCGCAGCGCATTTTCCCCGACTCGGCGGTGTAATTCCGCCCACCACTGTGCCCTAATCGTGTCTCTGTAA
- a CDS encoding kelch repeat/BTB/POZ domain containing protein, putative, which yields MSSLCNNTYLLNKDISSTPGAPSPRAAHCCDVVGQVMVIFGGWVGKEPLGDAYAFHTVKRRWLRLNLCVEETYVLPPGSKKKKKFTSACLPRNNHACAVFGGEMFVHGGHDGNEWLMDMFAFDVSTINDAFDTTDPDATVDVQVRYVNGSGKVLGKRTCHSITRVDDRLYCFGGYDGSQCFNDIDCFDPVTATWTRLSRPYGKKPQPRSAHVMVTDGRMLYMNGGHSGRTHFDDTYTYNIGTHTWTRVDCSGDVHPPAIRGHAACFMNNEMYVFGGDNGDTVYSTLFVFNPRSCAWRRQTITSDNEPVCRRQRHSMAQMNGVMYVFGGYNGREWISDLHTMEYFSECTRSFDPILSSLADNIGQFLGNPKYSDVTVSVAGKKIASHKVILCANSKYFDDILSQEDPPEVIELSGWSLDAVMKMLEFIYSSRIRDFNSHTHFKLCEIMGLADSCALELLKGMCQEVLVRKIDIDNVCYMLKYSKLYNAELLRQHCFNFIGEHAADVMRTPAFDELSSVPSLVMELAKLSVKT from the coding sequence ATGTCGAGTCTGTGCAATAATACGTACCTGTTGAACAAGGACATCAGCTCCACGCCAGGAGCGCCCTCGCCCCGTGCGGCCCACTGCTGCGATGTGGTGGGTCAGGTGATGGTGATCTTCGGCGGCTGGGTTGGAAAGGAACCACTTGGCGACGCGTACGCTTTCCACACGGTAAAGCGCCGTTGGCTGCGGCTGAACCTGTGCGTGGAGGAAACGTACGTGCTGCCTCCGGGGtcgaagaagaagaagaagttCACGTCTGCGTGTCTGCCCCGCAACAACCATGCCTGCGCCGTGTTCGGCGGGGAGATGTTCGTGCACGGCGGCCACGACGGGAACGAGTGGCTGATGGACATGTTCGCCTTCGACGTGTCCACTATAAACGACGCGTTCGACACCACTGACCCCGATGCCACTGTGGACGTGCAGGTGCGCTACGTCAACGGCTCCGGCAAGGTGCTGGGCAAGCGCACCTGCCACAGCATCACCCGCGTGGACGACCGCTTGTACTGCTTCggcggctacgacggctcgCAGTgcttcaacgacatcgacTGCTTCGACCCGGTGACCGCTACGTGGACCCGCCTGAGCAGGCCGTACGGCAAGAAGCCCCAGCCACGCAGCGCGCACGTGATGGTGACGGACGGCAGGATGCTGTACATGAACGGGGGCCACAGCGGCCGCACCCACTTCGACGACACCTACACGTACAACATCGGGACGCACACGTGGACCCGCGTGGACTGCTCCGGCGACGTGCACCCGCCAGCCATCCGCGGCCACGCCGCCTGCTTCATGAACAACGAGATGTACGTCTTCGGCGGCGACAACGGCGACACGGTGTACAGCACGTTGTTCGTGTTCAACCCGCGTTCGTGCGCGTGGCGCCGCCAGACGATCACGTCTGACAACGAGCCCGTGTGCCGCCGCCAGCGCCACTCCATGGCGCAGATGAACGGCGTGATGTACGTGTTCGGGGGCTACAACGGCCGCGAGTGGATCAGCGACTTGCACACGATGGAGTACTTCTCCGAGTGCACTCGTTCGTTCGACCCCATCCTGTCGTCGTTGGCGGACAACATCGGCCAGTTTTTAGGTAACCCCAAGTACTCCGACGTTACCGTATCGGTGGCCGGCAAGAAGATCGCGTCGCACAAGGTGATTCTGTGCGCCAACTCCAAGTATTTCGATGACATTTTGAGCCAGGAGGACCCGCCCGAGGTGATCGAGCTGAGCGGCTGGTCGCTGGACGCCGTGATGAAGATGCTGGAGTTCATATACTCGTCCCGCATCCGTGACTTCAACAGTCACACCCACTTCAAGCTGTGCGAGATCATGGGTCTGGCCGACTCGTGCGCCCTTGAGTTGCTGAAGGGCATGTGCCAGGAGGTGCTGGTGCGCAAGATTGACATCGACAACGTGTGCTACATGCTGAAGTACTCCAAGCTGTACAACGCCGAGTTGCtgcgccagcactgcttcaactTCATTGGCGAGCACGCCGCGGACGTGATGCGCACTCCCGCCTTCGATGAGCTCTCCTCGGTGCCATCGCTGGTGATGGAGCTGGCTAAGCTCTCTGTGAAGACGTAG